A DNA window from Naumovozyma dairenensis CBS 421 chromosome 7, complete genome contains the following coding sequences:
- the RPL22B gene encoding 60S ribosomal protein eL22 (similar to Saccharomyces cerevisiae RPL22B (YFL034C-A) and RPL22A (YLR061W); ancestral locus Anc_8.31) produces the protein MANYGLKLLTKERIYYIKTSRRQQKTIKTLTVDVSSPTENGVFDPASYAKFLIDHIKVDGTIGNLGNAITVEEDGSIVTIVSTTKFSGKYLKYLTKKYLKKNQLRDWIRFISIKKNNYKLSFYQVTPEEDADEEEDAE, from the coding sequence ATGGCCAACTATGGGCTAAAATTACTAACAAAAGAAcgtatatattatattaagaCCTCAAGAAGACAACAAAAGACTATCAAGACATTAACTGTGGATGTCTCCTCCCCAACTGAAAATGGTGTCTTTGATCCAGCTTCGTATgctaaatttttaattgatcATATTAAGGTGGATGGAACCATTGGTAATTTGGGCAATGCAATCACTGTTGAGGAAGATGGTTCTATAGTGACTATTGTCTCTACAACTAAATTTTCTGgtaaatatttgaaatatttaactaagaaatatttgaagaagaatcaatTGAGAGATTGGATTAGATTCATTTCtattaagaagaataattataaattgTCCTTCTACCAAGTCACTCCTGAAGAAGATGCTGATGAGGAGGAGGATGCTGAATGA
- the RPO41 gene encoding DNA-directed RNA polymerase (similar to Saccharomyces cerevisiae RPO41 (YFL036W); ancestral locus Anc_8.28), which produces MLRPITSRSTNVRSSILQNVHTSSNTSILLSTRSISSKSLTFQNLSSYSNLNNDSNHDPSQLFPSPSPSSSSSSSCSSTSSKPHNASTTVPGISLNPPDMNNIKNNNKSKYLVTDVLNSRLMKRKIDKPNKNPYLPNFDTFNRSHASSISSTTEKRDVMQLWSLLEACLQSNYFDRAKSILNSLYMINSHRKYFIDDYNLYLKKLSDSNRNNINLDQILMDDLKTKFKSIHYNDRTLSILIHHSLSSTSNKHVNIKTYLNMNRNGIKEILKNIDILNINDFQKLYNDLKFIQQTDIPPSIRSILHQESMKTTTSNTPNPTQSSEQQHEIVRLDNSVESIKKQNTEELVAVDTIGMKVIRHTLLGLSLNETQRNLISNYNFEPNENIMNNNNHTTASRNDLDFFEIYKSLTNESERETFESILEQFNIDRQRALESRAADAAKERWKHDFEEAKERGDLSIRKSLNVKLWNWYELMLPILKKEIEKAQLKLEKQSKIFKSQDFDPYLLLVNPEKMCVITILELLKLNSTGGVIEGMRTARAVISVGKAIEMEFRSEQLLKNESSIFKDINKKSAEFKKIVQRAKSNFRSTQLEKSKIFWPQAVRAQIGSILISTLIHVAKIDVEGFDPITKTKVYGEAPAFAHSYQYCNGMKLGVIKIHKALINQLNGERLVASVQPQLLPMLVEPREWKNWRSGGYFYTQSTLIRSKESPEQLAYLKAVSDKEAIDDVYNGLNALGKTAWTVNKRLFEIISKVWNEGIEFLDIPQIQYDMQLIPPPPRNSDPSILREWKLQNKEIANKISKNRSIRCDTNYKLEIARAFLGEKFYFPHNLDFRGRAYPLSPHFNHLGNDLSRGLLIFWKGKKLGPDGLSWLKIHCANLYGMDKIPFTERIQFIEDHIEDVKDTAENPLDGKGWWKKADKPWQLLATCIELNEALKLDNPEDFISHQPVHQDGTCNGLQHYAALGGDVEGATQVNLIPNERPQDVYRHVANLVKKRLEKAVLAGDKKAELLVDKITRKVVKQPVMTNVYGVTYVGATFQIEKQLSEYFPDRKQCFDLSKYLTFHVFATIRELFHSAHLIQDWLGECAKRITKSIRLDVDGKSFKNGNKPDFMSSVIWTTPLGLPIVQPYREATKKQVMTNLQTIFISDPFAINGVNARRQKAGFPPNFIHSLDASHMLLSAIKCKENGLEFASVHDSYWTHACDVNKMSVYLRDEFIELHKVDLIERLKDEFDERYKDYVQIVKIGKTTELANKILKWRKEQSEKLGRPLTLADEIHMEKKRQDMLNSESATVRAKGSKLVTSISLVEDVKEIDELKPVTESMSVLVIVPLKLPEIPSKGDFDVQNVRESKYFFS; this is translated from the coding sequence ATGTTAAGACCAATAACAAGTCGCTCAACTAATGTTCGATCATCTATTCTACAAAATGTTCACACAAGTAGTAATACCTCTATATTACTTTCAACAAGATCAATATCGTCCAAAAGTTTaactttccaaaatttatcttcatattcaaaccttaataatgattctaaCCATGATCCATCTCAACTATTTCCATCACCgtctccttcttcttcttcttcttcttcttgttcttccaCATCTTCCAAACCACATAATGCTTCTACTACGGTACCGGGGATTTCTCTCAATCCTCCAGATATGAACaatataaagaataataataaatcaaaatatctaGTGACTGATGTATTGAATTCAAGattaatgaaaaggaaaatagaTAAACCAAACAAAAATCCATATTTACCCAACTTCGATACTTTTAATAGATCTCATGCATCGTCCATTTCATCCACCACTGAAAAGAGAGATGTAATGCAATTGTGGTCCCTTTTGGAAGCATGTCTtcaatcaaattatttcGATAGAGCAAAATCTATATTAAATTCTCTTTACATGATTAATTCTcatagaaaatatttcatcgATGATTATAAtctatatttgaaaaaattatccGATTcaaatagaaataatataaatttgGACCAAATCTTAATGgatgatttgaaaacaaaatttaaatcaattcattataatGATAGAACATTATCCATCctaattcatcattcatTATCGTCAACTTCGAATAAACATGTAAATATTAAAACATACTTAAATATGAATAGAAACGGTATAAAGGAAAtcttaaaaaatatagataTCTTAAACATAAatgatttccaaaaattataCAACGATTTAAAGTTCATTCAACAAACAGACATCCCTCCATCAATAAGATCAATATTGCATCAAGAATCCAtgaaaacaacaacatcaaaTACTCCAAATCCTACACAATCATCAGAACAACAGCATGAAATCGTTAGATTGGATAATTCAGTAGAATCTATAAAGAAGCAAAATACAGAAGAATTAGTCGCGGTAGATACAATCGGTATGAAAGTAATCCGTCATACCTTATTAGGTTTATCGTTGAATGAAACACAACGGAATTTAATCTCAAATTACAATTTCGAACCAAATGAAAACAtaatgaacaacaacaatcacACCACCGCAAGCAGGAatgatttggatttttTCGAAATTTATAAATCATTAACGAACGAATCTGAAAGAGAAACATTCGAATCTATCCTTGAACAATTCAATATCGATAGACAACGTGCCCTAGAGAGTAGAGCTGCTGATGCAGCAAAGGAACGTTGGAAACatgattttgaagaagCTAAAGAAAGAGGAGATTTATCCATTAGGAAAAGTCTTAATGTGAAATTATGGAATTGGTATGAATTAATGTTACCCATTCttaagaaagaaattgaaaaggctcaattgaaattagaaaaacAATCAAAAATCTTTAAGAGTCAAGATTTTGATCCATACCTTTTATTAGTCAATCCTGAGAAAATGTGTGTCATTACAATCttagaattattgaaattaaactCTACAGGTGGGGTCATTGAAGGTATGAGAACTGCAAGAGCAGTTATATCTGTGGGGAAAGCTATTGAAATGGAATTCAGATCTGaacaattattgaaaaatgaatctAGCATCTTcaaagatattaataagaaatcagctgaatttaaaaaaatcgTCCAAAGGGCAAAATCTAATTTTAGATCTActcaattggaaaaatctaaaatattttggcCTCAAGCTGTTAGAGCTCAAATTGGTTCTATTTTAATTTCGACTTTGATCCATGTAGCCAAGATTGACGTCGAAGGGTTTGACCCCATTACAAAGACAAAAGTTTATGGTGAAGCCCCGGCTTTTGCTCATAGTTATCAATATTGTAATGGTATGAAATTAGGTGTCATTAAAATTCATAAAGCTTtaattaatcaattgaaCGGTGAAAGGCTTGTCGCCTCAGTACAACCACAATTATTACCTATGTTAGTTGAACCAAGAGAATGGAAGAACTGGAGATCAGGTGGATATTTCTATACTCAATCCACATTAATTAGATCCAAAGAGTCTCCTGAACAATTAGCATATTTGAAAGCAGTCTCAGACAAAGAAGCAATAGATGACGTTTACAATGGGTTGAATGCTCTAGGTAAAACTGCATGGACAGTCAACaaaagattatttgaaattatttccAAAGTTTGGAATGAAggtattgaatttttagatattcctcaaattcaatatgATATGCAATTAATCCCACCACCACCGAGAAATTCAGATCCTTCTATCTTACGTGAATGGAAATTACAAAACAAAGAGATTGCCAATAAAATATCCAAAAATAGATCAATTAGATGTGATACAAATtataaattggaaattgcAAGAGCTTTCCttggtgaaaaattttatttcccACATAATTTGGATTTTAGAGGTAGAGCATACCCTTTGTCACCACATTTTAACCATCTTGGTAATGATTTGAGTCGTGGGTTATTAATCTTTTGGAAGGGTAAAAAATTAGGTCCTGATGGGTTATCATGGTTAAAGATTCATTGTGCAAATCTTTATGGTATGGATAAAATTCCATTTACTGaaagaattcaatttattgaagatcATATTGAAGATGTTAAAGATACAGCAGAAAACCCATTAGATGGTAAAGGATGGTGGAAGAAGGCAGATAAACCATGGCAACTTCTTGCTACATgtattgaattgaatgaagCACTAAAATTGGACAATCCAGAGGATTTCATTTCACATCAACCTGTTCATCAAGATGGTACTTGTAATGGACTACAACATTATGCTGCATTAGGTGGTGATGTAGAAGGTGCCACTCAAGTCAATTTAATTCCTAATGAAAGACCTCAAGATGTTTATAGACATGTAGCGAATTTGGTTAAGAAAAGATTAGAAAAAGCTGTTCTCGCAGGCGATAAAAAGGCTGAATTATTAGTTGACAAAATTACAAGGAAAGTGGTTAAACAACCAGTAATGACAAATGTTTATGGTGTCACGTATGTGGGGGCCACTttccaaattgaaaaacaattgTCTGAATATTTCCCCGATCGTAAACAATGTTTTGATTTATCTAAGTATTTAACCTTCCATGTCTTTGCTACAATTAGAGAATTATTCCATAGTGCTCATTTGATTCAAGATTGGTTAGGTGAATGTGCCAAAAGGATTACTAAATCTATAAGGCTAGATGTTGATGGTAAATCCTTtaaaaatggtaataaaCCGGATTTTATGTCATCAGTGATTTGGACAACACCCCTGGGATTGCCTATTGTTCAACCATATCGTGAAGCTACAAAGAAACAAGTGATGACTAATTTACAAACAATTTTCATTAGTGATCCATTTGCCATTAATGGTGTCAATGCAAGAAGGCAAAAAGCTGGGTTCCCACCAAacttcattcattcattggATGCATCACATATGTTATTATCTGCTATTAAATGTAAGGAAAATGGTTTGGAATTTGCATCAGTTCATGATTCTTATTGGACTCATGCATGTGATGTGAATAAGATGAGTGTTTATTTGAGagatgaatttattgaattacaTAAAGTCGATTTAATTGAAAGACTgaaagatgaatttgatgaacGTTATAAGGATTATGTTCAAATTGTTAAGATTGGTAAGACTACTGAACTTGCTAATAAGATATTAAAATGGAGGAAAGAACAAAGTGAGAAATTAGGTAGACCTTTAACATTAGCTGATGAAATTCAtatggaaaagaaaagacaAGATATGTTGAATTCAGAATCAGCTACTGTGAGAGCAAAGGGAAGTAAATTAGTGACGAGTATATCACTTGTTGAAGATGTTAAAGAGATTGATGAGTTGAAGCCTGTGACAGAAAGTATGTCAGTATTAGTTATTGTTCCATTAAAGCTACCAGAAATTCCGTCAAAGGGTGATTTTGATGTCCAAAATGTTAGAGAAagtaaatatttcttttcgtGA
- the MOB2 gene encoding Mob2p (similar to Saccharomyces cerevisiae MOB2 (YFL034C-B); ancestral locus Anc_8.29), translating into MSFFNFKGFGRNSKKTKNQTHNLGTPTPPPQMSTIYSSPHSSNSKLSLRKLPSPKRKSQNNLPPQQQQQPQSSSNSSSHKINANASQNTLTSHQSDKPETQQVMFLSEPFVRTALVKGSFKTIVQLPKYVDIGEWIALNVFEFFTNLNQFYGVIAEYVTPDAYPTMNADPHTDYLWLDANNRQVSLPASQYIDLALTWINNKVNDKNLFPTRNDATFPQVFLRDVQRIMVQMFRIFAHIYHHHFDKIVHLSLEAHWNSFFAHFISFSKEFKIIDRKEMAPLLPLIESFEKQGKIIYT; encoded by the exons ATGtcatttttcaacttcaa AGGTTTTGGAAGAAATTCTAAAAAGACAAAGAACCAAACGCACAATTTGGGAACACCAACTCCGCCTCCTCAAATGAGTACAATATATTCAAGTCCTCATAGTAGTAATTCTAAACTATCTCTTCGAAAATTGCCATCTCCAAAAAGGAAATCACAAAACAATCTCCCACcccaacaacaacagcaacctcaatcatcatcaaattccTCATCTCATAAAATAAATGCCAATGCATCACAAAATACTTTAACGTCACATCAATCCGACAAGCCTGAAACCCAACAAGTAATGTTTTTAAGTGAACCCTTCGTTCGAACAGCGTTAGTGAAAGGTTCATTCAAGACAATCGTTCAATTACCTAAATATGTAGACATCGGAGAATGGATAGCATTAAATGTCTTCGAATTCTTCACTAATTTGAACCAATTTTACGGAGTCATTGCAGAATATGTCACACCAGACGCATACCCGACTATGAATGCCGACCCGCATACTGATTATTTATGGTTAGACGCCAATAATAGACAAGTCTCACTACCGGCAAGTCAATACATTGATCTGGCATTAACGTggataaataataaagtcAATGATAAGAATTTGTTCCCCACGAGGAATGACGCTACGTTCCCACAGGTATTTTTGAGGGATGTACAAAGGATTATGGTACAAATGTTTAGAATTTTTGCAcatatttatcatcatcattttgatAAGATTGTGCATTTGTCGTTGGAAGCTCATTGGAATTCATTTTTCGCCCATTTTATTAGTTTCTCAAAggaatttaaaattatcGATAGGAAGGAAATGGCTCCTTTATTGCCATTAATTGAAAGTTTCGAAAAACAAGGTAAGATTATTTATACGTAG
- the MIL1 gene encoding Mil1p (similar to Saccharomyces cerevisiae YFL034W; ancestral locus Anc_8.32), with product MSDSEEDLGIELKGLKISKYLKKDTETNRSQQSNEEKHNDEGLGSTPLQETLIEEHSDTNEAEDHSNSESSSLSDNNGNLTIDSLPMSYRNMNLEEGQKDVIENSSLNQSLSPSFQPIRSSETPSISSRNEPHQQKQEQDISPNDAIPKAKNDHEDTHSLSSDDTDDDSEWQTMPAVASYNVYNKNGELELKPYDSNEETFDIEQIQKTGKYNNKNKQTFDYTKVAEETQAQRSYLSNKKTDFLFEHKKLKKALQSKNKSTESQLTNYSSSNSKLNSEITLNNPEEIEEEEEEDSEFDEFEDDVEAQDDLNPTSQLSVTKDLLSDMEKFAYLGAVNVLVNQMCTDLATVCLCVDIKSHKKLASRLHFTQKDMAAWKTVILSRLYEHLAVSQKEIEMIEKLSLHKIQLEDLCKCLKTTQNVENPWEKDNKKKSSLDNSQEKGEKNKSSLDNSQETDANSEKMRHSNEEEGTIETKTETKESTSMVPQKVIKPENINDQNRLNIDIAWTIICDLFLVFLQNYTYDARSRTLLIKFAKALNITKLEICEFEKRITDSLDMEQSTEDQEWNETDHMKSRRKRKRRKKMAYVGLAMVGGSLVLGLSGGLLAPVIGAGIAAGLSTIGIGGATGFLTGVGGTTVVALSSTAIGANIGARGMSKRMGSVRTFEFRPLHNNRRVNLILSVSGWIIGNEDDVRLPFSTVDPLEGDLYSLYWEPEMLKSTGQTINIVASEVFTQTIQQVLGATILTGLMSAIQWPMALSKLGYILDNPWNVSLDRAWAAGLILADTLMSRNLGERPITLVGFSLGARVIFSCLIELSKRKASGLVENVFIFGTPIVRKREHLVMARSIVSGRFVNGYSDKDWVLAYLFRATGGGFKAVMGISPIEDINEIENFNCTEFVDGHMAYRKNMPKLLREMGIAVLDDTFVEIEEIMDPNEYKRKRKLVHDVDAAQKKLSERKKHNSWMPKWLKPKKSKWQVMVEEAVEEGREGALEGEDDGSSTDEKNQNKEEG from the coding sequence atgtCTGATTCAGAGGAAGATTTGGGTATAGAGTTAAAAGGACTCAAGatatccaaatatttaaagaaagataCAGAAACAAATCGATCACAACAAtcaaatgaagaaaaacacAATGATGAAGGTCTTGGCTCTACTCCCTTGCAAGAAACGTTAATTGAGGAACATAGTGATACAAATGAAGCAGAAGATCATAGTAATTCTGAATCCTCATCTCTAAGTGATAACAATGGAAATCTGACAATAGATTCGTTACCAATGTCATATAGGAATATGAACTTAGAGGAGGGCCAAAAAGACGTAATAGAAAACTCATCATTAAACCAATCTTTATCACCATCTTTTCAACCTATACGATCGAGTGAAACCCCTTCGATATCATCAAGGAACGAACCACATCAGcaaaaacaagaacaagacaTATCTCCAAACGATGCTATACCGAAAGCCAAAAATGATCATGAAGATACACATTCTCTCTCCTCGGATGatactgatgatgatagtGAGTGGCAAACAATGCCAGCAGTAGCATCATATAACGTATACAACAAGAACGGTGAACTAGAATTGAAACCTTACGATAGTAATGAAGAAACATTTGACATTGAACAAATCCAGAAAACTggtaaatataataataaaaataaacaaacattCGATTATACCAAAGTTGCAGAAGAGACTCAAGCACAAAGATCATATTTATCTAATAAAAAGACTGATTTCCTATTCGAACAtaaaaagttgaaaaaagCTTTACAATCGAAAAATAAATCCACAGAATCACAATTGACTAAttattcatcttcaaattcaaagCTCAACTCTGAAATAACTCTTAACAACCCTgaagaaatagaagaagaagaagaagaagatagCGAGTTTGATGAGTTTGAAGATGACGTGGAGGCACAAGATGATTTGAATCCCACTTCACAACTAAGCGTCACCAAGGATTTATTATCAGATATGGAAAAATTCGCTTACTTAGGTGCAGTCAACGTACTTGTCAATCAAATGTGTACTGATCTTGCAACAGTTTGTCTTTGTGTGGATATCAAATCTCATAAGAAATTGGCAAGTAGATTACATTTTACTCAAAAGGATATGGCCGCATGGAAAACTGTCATATTATCAAGATTATATGAACATTTAGCTGTATCtcaaaaggaaattgaGATGATTGAAAAGTTATCATTGCATAAGATTCAATTAGAAGATCTTTGTAAGTGTTTGAAGACTACTCAAAATGTGGAAAATCCCTGGGAGAAGgacaacaagaaaaaatcatccCTCGATAACTCACAAGAAAAAGGcgaaaagaataaatcaTCCCTCGATAATTCACAAGAAACAGATGCCAATTCTGAAAAGATGCGACATTCTAACGAAGAGGAAGGCACGATAGAAACGAAAACCGAAACGAAGGAATCAACCTCTATGGTCCCACAGAAAGTAATAAAAccagaaaatattaatgatcAAAATCGACTGAATATAGACATAGCATGGACAATCATTTGTGATTTATTCTTAGtatttttacaaaattataCATATGATGCTCGTTCTCGtactttattaataaaattcGCTAAAGCGCTAAATATTactaaattggaaatttgtgaatttgaaaaacgTATCACTGATTCCTTAGATATGGAGCAATCCACTGAAGATCAAGAATGGAATGAAACTGATCATATGAAAAGTAGACGTAAGAGGAAAAGGCGGAAGAAAATGGCATATGTTGGGTTAGCTATGGTAGGTGGCTCTTTGGTATTAGGATTAAGTGGTGGTCTTTTGGCTCCTGTCATTGGTGCAGGTATTGCTGCTGGGTTATCTACCATTGGTATAGGTGGTGCCACGGGGTTCCTTACGGGAGTAGGTGGTACCACCGTAGTAGCATTATCAAGCACAGCTATCGGTGCTAATATTGGTGCAAGAGGTATGTCAAAGAGAATGGGGAGTGTCAGAACATTTGAATTTAGACCTCTTCATAATAATCGTAGAgttaatttgattttaaGTGTTTCTGGTTGGATTATAGGTAATGAGGATGATGTCAGATTACCATTCTCAACTGTTGATCCTCTTGAAGGtgatttatattctttatattgGGAACCTGAAATGTTAAAATCCACAGGTCAAACGATCAATATTGTCGCAAGTGAAGTATTTACTCAAACCATTCAACAAGTCCTGGGAGCTACTATCTTAACAGGTCTTATGTCTGCTATTCAATGGCCGATGGCTCTTTCTAAATTAGGTTATATATTGGATAATCCATGGAATGTATCATTAGATAGAGCATGGGCTGCAGGGCTTATCCTAGCAGATACTTTGATGTCAAGGAATTTAGGTGAACGTCCCATTACGTTAGTAGGGTTTTCCCTGGGGGCAAGAGTCATCTTTTCATGTTTAATTGAACTTTCTAAAAGAAAGGCATCTGGATTGGTTGAGAATGTTTTCATATTTGGTACTCCTATTGTTAGGAAAAGAGAACATTTAGTTATGGCCCGTTCCATCGTCAGTGGAAGATTCGTTAATGGTTACTCAGACAAAGATTGGGTCCTCGCTTATTTATTCCGTGCAACTGGAGGTGGATTCAAAGCAGTCATGGGTATTTCTCccattgaagatattaacgaaattgaaaacttcaATTGTACAGAATTTGTAGATGGTCATATGGCATACCGTAAAAATATGCCAAAACTATTAAGAGAAATGGGTATTGCTGTTCTTGATGATACTTTTGtggaaattgaagaaattatgGATCCCAATGAAtataaaaggaaaaggaaattagTGCACGATGTTGATGCAGCCcagaaaaaattatctgaAAGGAAAAAGCACAACAGTTGGATGCCCAAATGGCTGAAACCGAAAAAATCCAAATGGCAAGTAATGGTGGAAGAAGCTGTTGAAGAAGGTAGAGAAGGAGCTCTTGAAGGAGAAGACGATGGTTCATCTACTGAcgaaaaaaatcaaaacaaagAGGAAGGATAA